In Vicia villosa cultivar HV-30 ecotype Madison, WI unplaced genomic scaffold, Vvil1.0 ctg.001062F_1_1, whole genome shotgun sequence, one DNA window encodes the following:
- the LOC131633003 gene encoding AT-hook motif nuclear-localized protein 28-like has product MFSNFQQQHNLFQTSRECQTSEDDESRGSGGPATLTPHKPFSAISGGSDGATIEIGRRPRGRPPGSKNKPKAPLIITHEPEPAMSPHILEIPGGSDIVEAISRFSNRRKTGLCILTGSGTVANVTLRQPSAPPGTTVIFHGRFNILSISATFFVPSESSPSSPPIHKEFSISLAGPQGQIIGGFVVGRLLAAGTVFVIAASFNNPTYHRLPLEEDVRNNSVSGGCDEKSPPLSGGENCMYSCQLPSDVIWAPTPRTLF; this is encoded by the coding sequence ATGTTCTCAAACTTTCAACAACAACACAACCTTTTTCAAACCTCTCGTGAATGCCAAACCTCAGAAGACGATGAAAGCCGAGGCAGCGGTGGGCCCGCCACATTAACACCCCACAAACCTTTCTCCGCAATAAGCGGAGGCAGCGACGGTGCTACTATTGAGATTGGCCGTAGGCCCAGAGGCCGTCCACCTGGCTCCAAGAACAAGCCCAAAGCCCCACTCATAATTACTCACGAGCCCGAGCCCGCGATGAGCCCACACATTCTCGAAATCCCAGGAGGTAGTGATATAGTAGAAGCAATATCCCGGTTCAGTAACAGAAGAAAAACCGGGTTATGCATATTAACCGGTTCAGGCACCGTCGCTAACGTTACACTCCGTCAACCTTCAGCTCCTCCAGGCACCACCGTTATTTTTCACGGCCGTTTTAATATCCTCTCCATATCCGCCACCTTCTTCGTCCCATCAGAATCTTCGCCATCCTCGCCGCCGATCCATAAAGAATTCTCGATCTCCCTTGCTGGACCTCAGGGTCAGATTATTGGAGGGTTTGTCGTTGGGAGGTTGCTGGCTGCTGGTACGGTGTTTGTGATTGCTGCTTCGTTTAATAACCCTACTTATCATAGGTTGCCTTTGGAAGAGGATGTTAGGAATAATTCAGTTTCCGGCGGTTGTGATGAGAAGTCGCCACCGTTGTCCGGTGGTGAGAACTGTATGTATAGCTGTCAACTTCCTTCTGATGTGATTTGGGCTCCAACGCCGAGAACGCTTTTCTGA